One window of the Nicotiana tabacum cultivar K326 chromosome 4, ASM71507v2, whole genome shotgun sequence genome contains the following:
- the LOC142179826 gene encoding uncharacterized protein LOC142179826, which yields MGAWKSGGDASGKWTATADCIREVTREVLGVSKGYSGGHRGDWWWNDVVQSKVEANKAAYLKLVESTDEEQMRANIERYKEARREAKVAVTEAKTTAFGRLYEELGGKGGDKKLFRLAKARERKARDLEQVRCIKDEEGRVSMKEA from the coding sequence ATGGGAGCCTGGAAGAGTGGTGGAGATGCTAGCGGTAAGTGGACGGCGACGGCGGATTGTATAAGGGAGGTGACAagagaggtattaggggtctcGAAGGGATACTCAGGTGGGCACCGAggcgactggtggtggaatgacgtGGTCCAGAGTAAAGTGGAAGCAAATAAAGCGGCTTACCTTAAGTTAGTGGAGAGCACCGACGAGGAGCAGATGAGAGCGAACATAGAAAGGTATAAGGAAGCTAGGAGGGAGGCGAAAGTAGCagtcacggaggctaagacgactGCGTTTGGGCGGCTGTATGAGGAATTGGGGGGTAAAGGTGGGGACAAGAAGTTATTTCGGCTGGCCAAagcgagagagaggaaggctcgtgaTCTGGAGCAAGTGAGGTGTATCAAAGACGAGGAAGGTCGTGTATCGATGAAAGAAGCCTAA
- the LOC107782657 gene encoding uncharacterized protein LOC107782657, giving the protein MASASKKWARDVYFVASRLYFLLILFQVPLFRFPCRIGTCTTPIEVSLSLLYANGIIPGGLVKALLYPGAVVKAIYKNNTIPSYDKLLKIYKFTNMKQSPVTHDLQNLEVIVGSYLSVAGAFFGLMKSGRFSLIGVLLITWGLEKQVLFRNSKSVVIYPTMLIALLSAFFSIRADVTKLIRFSKPKASLRNEQKQS; this is encoded by the exons ATGGCGTCTGCGTCAAAGAAATGGGCACGGGACGTCTATTTCGTCGCTTCCCGGCTATACTTTCTTCTAATACTGTTCCAAGTCCCACTTTTCAG ATTTCCATGTAGAATTGGTACATGTACCACACCTATTGAGGTGTCCCTATCTCTGTTATATGCAAATGGAATTATTCCTGGAGGTTTGGTAAAAGCCCTGCTTTACCCAGGAGCCGTAGTAAAGGCCATTTATAAGAACAACACCATCCCGAGTTATGACAAGCTTCTGAAAATCTACAAATTCACCAACATGAAGCAATCTCCTGTAACACATGACCTCCAAAACCTAGAG GTTATAGTAGGAAGTTATTTGTCAGTGGCAGGAGCATTTTTTGGACTAATGAAATCAGGGAGATTCAGTCTTATTGGGGTCCTTCTCATCACATGGGGGCTTGAGAAGCAAGTCCTTTTTAGGAATTCCAAAAGTGTAGTCATATACCCAACCATGCTAATTGCTTTGCTTTCTGCCTTCTTTTCTATCAGAGCAGATGTCACAAAGCTGATTCGCTTCTCCAAACCTAAGGCCTCTCTCAGAAATGAACAAAAGCAGAGTTAG
- the LOC107782655 gene encoding uncharacterized protein LOC107782655, whose translation MMMSLNSLNYSTCTLTRMSSHHSHNRTRKGSVLATPPSSIISQTEESSNLAHTTENSPLGAALKRPDSAVLLTQENAVGIIGGLSIGTTLNFVRKLVTWSSKDGGNGLPFVLCSDPVLNKELSFHERGPSLLLVGRNENLQKDHALVVKNLSDKRIFLEKSGARCIVMPCHISHSWYDEVAKGSSVPVLHMGECVAKELKELNLRPLEAGSTLRIGVLASDATLSAGVYQEKLQNEGFEVVLPDKATMEHTVIPAVEALNRKDIEGAQNLLRIALQVLLVRAVNTIIIASDDMRDLLPPDDPLLKKCVDPMDALARSTVEFAKSVERNA comes from the exons ATGATGATGTCTTTAAACTCATTGAATTATTCAACATGTACATTGACTCGTATGAGCAGCCACCATAGCCATAACAGAACCAGAAAAGGTTCAGTTCTGGCCACACCACCTTCATCCATAATCTCACAAACTGAAGAAAGCAGCAATTTAGCCCATACAACGGAGAATTCTCCTTTAGGTGCCGCTTTAAAGCGTCCTGATTCTGCTGTTCTGCTCACCCAAGAAAATGCGGTAGGGATCATTGGGGGGTTATCCATTGGAACCACTCTCAATTTTGTGAGAAAACTTGTCACATGGAGTTCCAAAGATGGAGGCAATGGCCTTCCTTTTGTTCTTTGTTCTGATCCAGTTCTTAACAAAGAGCTTTCATTCCATGAAAGGGGACCTAGTTTGTTACTCGTTGGTAGAAATGAGAACTTACAAAAGGATCATGCTTTAGTTGTTAAAAATCTAAGTGACAAAAGGATCTTTCTTGAGAAATCTGGCGCTCGATGCATTGTCATGCCTTGTCACATATCacattcttggtatgatgaggtTGCAAAAGGTTCTTCAGTTCCTGTCCTTCATATGGGCGAGTGTGTGGCCAAGGAGCTCAAAGAATTAAATTTGCGACCACTAGAAGCTGGGAGTACTCTGCGAATTGGAGTTCTAGCTTCTGATGCAACTTTGAGTGCTGGAGTTTATCAGGAGAAGCTTCAAAATGAG GGTTTTGAAGTTGTGTTGCCTGATAAGGCGACCATGGAACACACTGTAATCCCTGCAGTGGAAGCCTTAAACAGGAAGGACATTGAAGGGGCACAGAATTTGTTAAGAATCGCGCTACAAGTTCTCCTAGTGAGGGCAGTTAACACTATCATAATTGCCTCAGATGACATGCGTGACCTGTTACCTCCAGACGATCCTCTTCTGAAGAAATGTGTCGACCCAATGGATGCTTTGGCTAGGTCAACTGTGGAATTTGCAAAATCAGTTGAAAGGAATGCATAA
- the LOC107782646 gene encoding PHD finger protein At2g01810-like produces MASSTIIEACKSRKRNRKPFVFETFATGNSIDGFSGPFKDNIRMFLQEFSNIEDYTVSGFPIWSTWLISNSTGAVFPLYTIEETTQHSLQPFCDHCKFFGWGHHYVSNRRYHLVIPANENWEKPLGSDSFEISTHVLHGLIHCNGYGHLVSINNGVVKGDSNLLSGTDFMDFWDRLCTIFKTRKISVNDVSKKRDMDLRLLHGVAYGQSWFGKWDYRFGRGSYGVTEQKYEIAVQFLSSLGLDKILNDFKKDNPKRLKIKQIIGTYRELSEVPLITISDLFQFMLAFKSKAPFHSKKKLENSDDYWCDPDIGEKNRPISMDTFVNLMANNDCRWPARRLEFVLIVIVNLLKENQENVNRNYGMTRQDLRDEARKCIGDTGLIDFVLKSIRCFQLGNQIIRRSINPNTKLLEFTIHEAANKEAEPIRFQLLDKDSDCRWTERKVKKAAEFILKILRAHNGDGAMSRQELRDKARTIIRDTGLIDYVLKSINKSMLGNKIIFRSKNPSTKRIEFAFEDIVDASRVDNIELDFNIDQDLEYLYETVLLSYPGSDSVSLATRVVLDSKKFVKKWKLENQESQIMALTCKVLPSFDELESELTRPLSPGVVVFVPPWITIRELKGVAQFALRDTYCIMQNFVVTQIGGLKGIEDKRMLSCAVGRDAHVWVRGRGLDLDTELRYEGGPIKLKVDCICGARDDDGERMVNCDACQVWFHTVCTGIDDHEEVPAIFLCESCRNF; encoded by the exons ATGGCTTCATCCACCATTATTGAAGCCTGTAAGAGTAGAAAGAGAAACCGAAAGCCATTTGTATTTGAAACATTCGCAACAGGAAACTCCATTGACGGTTTTTCAGGACCTTTTAAAGACAATATCCGAATGTTCCTCCAAGAATTTTCTAATATTGAAGATTACACTGTCTCTGGTTTTCCAATTTGGTCCACTTGGTTGATTTCTAACTCAACCGGTGCAGTTTTCCCACTCTACACCATTGAAGAAACCACTCAACACTCTCTTCAACCTTTCTGTGATCACTGCAAATTTTTTG GATGGGGTCACCATTATGTGTCAAATAGAAGGTACCATTTGGTAATACCGGCAAATGAGAACTGGGAAAAGCCATTGGGAAGCGATTCTTTTGAAATCAGTACTCACGTTTTGCATGGTTTGATTCATTGCAATGGTTATGGCCATTTGGTGTCCATTAATAATGGCGTTGTTAAAGGGGATTCAAATTTGCTCTCTGGAACTGATTTCATGGATTTCTGGGATCGTCTATGTACTATCTTCAAAACCAG GAAAATTTCAGTGAATGATGTGTCAAAGAAGAGAGATATGGATTTGAGGTTGCTTCATGGTGTTGCATATGGACAATCCTGGTTTGGGAAATGGGATTACAGATTTGGACGTGGAAGCTATGGAGTGACAGAGCAGAAATATGAAATTGCTGTTCAATTCCTAAGCTCATTAGGACTTGATAAGATTTTGAATGATTTCAAAAAGGATAATCCGAAAAGACTGAAAATCAAGCAGATTATCGGTACCTACAGAGAATTGAGTGAAGTTCCATTGATCACAATCAGTGACTTGTTTCAATTCATGCTTGCTTTTAAGTCTAAAGCTCCATTTCATAGTAAAAAGAAGCTTGAAAATAGTGATGATTATTGGTGTGATCCTGATATAGGAGAGAAAAATAGGCCAATTAGTATGGATACATTTGTGAATTTGATGGCTAACAATGATTGTAGATGGCCTGCTAGAAGGCTAGAATTTGTGCTAATAGTGATTGTGAATTTgctgaaagaaaatcaagaaaatgtGAACAGAAATTATGGGATGACAAGGCAGGACTTGAGAGATGAGGCAAGAAAATGCATTGGTGACACTGGTTTGATTGATTTTGTGCTGAAATCTATCAGATGTTTTCAATTGGGAAACCAAATTATTCGTCGATCTATTAACCCAAATACTAAGTTATTAGAATTCACCATCCATGAAGCTGCTAATAAGGAAGCAGAACCAATAAGGTTTCAATTGTTGGACAAGGATTCTGATTGCAGGTGGACTGAGAGAAAGGTGAAAAAAGCTGCGGAGTTCATTTTGAAAATCTTGAGAGCACACAATGGTGATGGTGCAATGTCTAGGCAGGAGCTGCGTGACAAAGCTAGGACAATTATCCGTGACACCGGGCTGATTGATTACGTGCTGAAATCCATTAACAAATCCATGTTGGGAAACAAGATCATTTTTCGATCAAAAAACCCGTCTACTAAAAGAATTGAATTTGCATTTGAAGATATTGTTGATGCAAGCAGAGTTGACAACATTGAGTTAGACTTCAATATTGATCAAGATCTTGAGTACTTGTATGAAACAGTGCTTTTGAGTTACCCAGGATCAGACTCAGTGAGTTTGGCTACTCGGGTTGTCTTGGACAGCAAGAAATTTGTTAAAAAGTGGAAGCTTGAGAATCAAGAAAGCCAAATAATGGCATTAACATGTAAAGTCTTGCCGAGTTTCGACGAGTTAGAGAGTGAGTTGACTCGGCCATTGTCACCTGGTGTGGTTGTATTTGTTCCTCCTTGGATTACAATACGTGAGCTTAAGGGGGTGGCACAATTTGCATTAAGGGATACTTATTGCATAATGCAAAACTTTGTAGTAACACAAATTGGTGGTTTGAAAGGAATAGAGGATAAAAGGATGCTATCTTGCGCAGTGGGCAGAGATGCACACGTTTGGGTTAGAGGGCGTGGGCTGGACTTGGATACTGAACTGAGGTATGAAGGTGGGCCCATAAAGTTAAAGGTGGATTGCATTTGTGGGGCCAGGGATGATGATGGGGAGAGAATGGTAAATTGTGATGCTTGCCAAGTATGGTTCCACACAGTGTGCACAGGCATTGATGATCATGAGGAGGTACCAGCAATTTTCTTGTGTGAGAGTTGCAGAAATTTTTAA
- the LOC107782654 gene encoding zinc finger CCCH domain-containing protein 39-like isoform X1, giving the protein MPANNFGISYKHEDEENYSNHWPRFITSGQKCGINSNAEYQAFKRPKMMNSKMGLEDNRSNVAMTVGPQPPCLQFKRWGSCSYGDECRYAHITGPLKGIRVEDQRNLSKVKSCHFFGSGKECPYGNKCHFLHERNQKPEGGVGFCRISSAISIATIGREVRNNTSSDAVDLRIKLLKTRFCINWERTGTCAYGSKCQFAHGKAELQTLGSSNTLESLGSAGICAPAKNAASECRFLFKWTNVQKISQIYADWIERVQLVPLSSHTVEN; this is encoded by the exons ATGCCTGCTAATAATTTTGGAATTTCCTATAAACATGAGGATGAGGAGAATTATTCTAACCATTGGCCTCGGTTTATCACGAGTGGCCAAAAATGTGGGATTAATTCTAACGCCGAATATCAAGCTTTTAAGAGACCCAAAATGATGAATTCAAAAATGGGGCTAGAAGACAACAGGTCAAATGTGGCTATGACCGTTGGTCCTCAACCACCATGCTTACAATTCAAAAGGTGGGGTAGCTGCAGTTATGGCGACGAGTGTCGTTATGCTCATATTACTGGGCCTTTGAAAGGCATTAGGGTTGAGGATCAAAGAAATCTCAGTAAAGTGAAATCATGTCATTTTTTCGGTAGTGGTAAGGAGTGTCCTTATGGAAATAAATGCCATTTTCTTCATGAACGTAATCAAAAACCTGAGGGGGGCGTAGGTTTTTGCAGGATCAGCTCTGCGATAAGCATTGCGACTATTGGGCGTGAAGTGAGAAACAACACTTCTTCTGATGCTGTGGATTTACGTATCAAGTTGCTGAAGACCAGGTTTTGCATCAATTGGGAAAGGACTGGTACCTGTGCATATGGTTCAAAGTGTCAATTTGCTCATGGGAAAGCAG AACTGCAGACTCTTGGATCTTCCAATACACTGGAGTCGTTGGGAAGCGCTGGCATTTGTGCTCCAGCCAAAAATGCAGCATCCGAGTGTAGATTCTTATTCAAGTGGACTAACGTACAGAAGATCAGCCAGATCTATGCTGACTGGATTGAAAGGGTACAGCTTGTCCCGTTATCATCACACACAGTGGAGAACTGA
- the LOC107782654 gene encoding zinc finger CCCH domain-containing protein 39-like isoform X3 yields the protein MPANNFGISYKHEDEENYSNHWPRFITSGQKCGINSNAEYQAFKRPKMMNSKMGLEDNRSNVAMTVGPQPPCLQFKRWGSCSYGDECRYAHITGPLKGIRVEDQRNLSKVKSCHFFGSGFCRISSAISIATIGREVRNNTSSDAVDLRIKLLKTRFCINWERTGTCAYGSKCQFAHGKAELQTLGSSNTLESLGSAGICAPAKNAASECRFLFKWTNVQKISQIYADWIERVQLVPLSSHTVEN from the exons ATGCCTGCTAATAATTTTGGAATTTCCTATAAACATGAGGATGAGGAGAATTATTCTAACCATTGGCCTCGGTTTATCACGAGTGGCCAAAAATGTGGGATTAATTCTAACGCCGAATATCAAGCTTTTAAGAGACCCAAAATGATGAATTCAAAAATGGGGCTAGAAGACAACAGGTCAAATGTGGCTATGACCGTTGGTCCTCAACCACCATGCTTACAATTCAAAAGGTGGGGTAGCTGCAGTTATGGCGACGAGTGTCGTTATGCTCATATTACTGGGCCTTTGAAAGGCATTAGGGTTGAGGATCAAAGAAATCTCAGTAAAGTGAAATCATGTCATTTTTTCGGTAGTG GTTTTTGCAGGATCAGCTCTGCGATAAGCATTGCGACTATTGGGCGTGAAGTGAGAAACAACACTTCTTCTGATGCTGTGGATTTACGTATCAAGTTGCTGAAGACCAGGTTTTGCATCAATTGGGAAAGGACTGGTACCTGTGCATATGGTTCAAAGTGTCAATTTGCTCATGGGAAAGCAG AACTGCAGACTCTTGGATCTTCCAATACACTGGAGTCGTTGGGAAGCGCTGGCATTTGTGCTCCAGCCAAAAATGCAGCATCCGAGTGTAGATTCTTATTCAAGTGGACTAACGTACAGAAGATCAGCCAGATCTATGCTGACTGGATTGAAAGGGTACAGCTTGTCCCGTTATCATCACACACAGTGGAGAACTGA
- the LOC107782654 gene encoding zinc finger CCCH domain-containing protein 39-like isoform X2 yields MPANNFGISYKHEDEENYSNHWPRFITSGQKCGINSNAEYQAFKRPKMMNSKMGLEDNRSNVAMTVGPQPPCLQFKRWGSCSYGDECRYAHITGPLKGIRVEDQRNLSKVKSCHFFGSGKECPYGNKCHFLHERNQKPEGGVGFCRISSAISIATIGREVRNNTSSDAVDLRIKLLKTRFCINWERTGTCAYGSKCQFAHGKAVDELLLDANYKDGHVLRVYVQTCHGHSCLSSKTADSWIFQYTGVVGKRWHLCSSQKCSIRV; encoded by the exons ATGCCTGCTAATAATTTTGGAATTTCCTATAAACATGAGGATGAGGAGAATTATTCTAACCATTGGCCTCGGTTTATCACGAGTGGCCAAAAATGTGGGATTAATTCTAACGCCGAATATCAAGCTTTTAAGAGACCCAAAATGATGAATTCAAAAATGGGGCTAGAAGACAACAGGTCAAATGTGGCTATGACCGTTGGTCCTCAACCACCATGCTTACAATTCAAAAGGTGGGGTAGCTGCAGTTATGGCGACGAGTGTCGTTATGCTCATATTACTGGGCCTTTGAAAGGCATTAGGGTTGAGGATCAAAGAAATCTCAGTAAAGTGAAATCATGTCATTTTTTCGGTAGTGGTAAGGAGTGTCCTTATGGAAATAAATGCCATTTTCTTCATGAACGTAATCAAAAACCTGAGGGGGGCGTAGGTTTTTGCAGGATCAGCTCTGCGATAAGCATTGCGACTATTGGGCGTGAAGTGAGAAACAACACTTCTTCTGATGCTGTGGATTTACGTATCAAGTTGCTGAAGACCAGGTTTTGCATCAATTGGGAAAGGACTGGTACCTGTGCATATGGTTCAAAGTGTCAATTTGCTCATGGGAAAGCAG TTGATGAACTTTTATTGGATGCCAACTATAAGGATGGACATGTATTACGAGTCTATGTTCAAACATGTCATGGACACTCATGTCTGTCTTCCAA AACTGCAGACTCTTGGATCTTCCAATACACTGGAGTCGTTGGGAAGCGCTGGCATTTGTGCTCCAGCCAAAAATGCAGCATCCGAGTGTAG
- the LOC107782647 gene encoding uncharacterized protein LOC107782647, protein MASQGRDNLHSIQIPGQAQMRREDLLNQPSDIHNQSQATNLLQETGTQVKNIAQGAADMAQGAAGSAVNMARGAATGAANMAHGAADAVKNTLGINPDSHNTTDTNYFNHPGTINYNDANANTTVPGDTNYPGSLNFPTNSINPSTGI, encoded by the exons ATGGCAAGCCAAGGACGTGACAACCTTCATAGCATCCAAATCCCCGGCCAAGCCCAG ATGAGAAGGGAAGACTTGTTGAATCAACCATCTGACATCCATAACCAAAGCCAAGCAACCAACTTGCTTCAAGAG ACGGGGACACAAGTGAAGAACATAGCACAAGGAGCAGCAGATATGGCTCAAGGAGCAGCAGGAAGTGCAGTGAACATGGCTCGAGGAGCTGCAACTGGTGCAGCAAACATGGCACACGGCGCAGCTGATGCAGTCAAGAATACTCTAGGAATCAATCCTGATTCCCACAACACCACTGACACCAACTATTTCAATCATCCCGGCACCATCAATTACAATGATGCAAATGCTAACACCACTGTTCCAGGCGATACAAATTATCCTGGCAGCTTGAACTTTCCTACCAACTCAATCAATCCCAGCACCGGCATTTAA